From Streptomyces sp. NBC_00237, a single genomic window includes:
- a CDS encoding ATP-binding protein: MPGSAHPTKPVHVFDRSVEWDALAAFVSRPLPHAMLGIVSGRRRMGKTYLLRALVEQQGGFYFGATAATETESLRQFAAALAEHVGSPVPFSFATWDDAIYYLFGLASPRSSQAPLLVVIDEFPYLAKTAPELPSIIQREVDRFQVEQSRMRLLLCGSAMSVMGGLLASTAPLRGRAQLELVVRPFGYRAAAEFWGVADDPALAARLHAVLGGTPAYRRQFLADDVPTGLEEFDDWICRTVLSPFSPLFREARYLLAEEADIRDTALYHSVLAAVAQGNSTRGGIAGYIGRKSVDISHPLHVLEDSHLLAREADVFRAGKSQYRITEPLINFYEAVMRPAWARLESGQARDVWAQSAERFAAQVAGPHFETMCREYILGPGRALLRSSLGEVGGGVVTDPVARRQTQIDVAVVEPGSGGSKQAVHLLGEAKWGTVMGLSHLERLARAREVLTARGMDTSRCQLACFSAAGFSDSLRREVSRGVQGEDGVLLIGLDELYGGAFRAPLH, encoded by the coding sequence GTGCCTGGTTCCGCACACCCGACCAAGCCGGTCCATGTCTTCGACCGGAGCGTCGAGTGGGACGCCCTCGCCGCCTTCGTGAGCCGGCCGCTGCCGCACGCCATGCTCGGGATCGTCAGCGGCAGGCGGCGGATGGGCAAGACCTACTTGCTGCGTGCCCTGGTGGAGCAGCAGGGGGGCTTCTACTTCGGAGCCACGGCGGCGACGGAGACGGAATCCCTGCGCCAGTTCGCCGCGGCTCTTGCCGAGCACGTGGGGTCGCCGGTTCCTTTCTCCTTTGCCACCTGGGACGACGCGATCTACTACCTGTTCGGGCTGGCCTCGCCGCGAAGTTCTCAGGCGCCACTGCTTGTGGTCATTGATGAATTTCCGTACTTGGCGAAGACCGCTCCGGAGCTTCCGTCGATAATCCAGCGGGAGGTCGACCGGTTCCAGGTTGAGCAGAGCCGGATGCGGCTTCTCCTGTGCGGGTCGGCGATGTCCGTCATGGGCGGACTGCTGGCGAGTACCGCACCCTTGCGGGGGCGGGCTCAACTGGAGCTTGTCGTACGGCCCTTCGGGTACCGGGCGGCCGCTGAGTTCTGGGGGGTCGCGGATGACCCCGCGCTCGCTGCCCGTCTCCATGCGGTGCTCGGTGGCACGCCTGCGTACCGTCGGCAGTTCCTCGCGGACGACGTCCCCACCGGGCTGGAGGAGTTCGACGACTGGATCTGCCGTACGGTCCTCTCGCCCTTCAGCCCTCTCTTCCGGGAAGCCCGGTACCTGCTGGCCGAGGAAGCGGACATCCGGGACACGGCCTTGTACCACTCGGTCCTCGCCGCGGTGGCGCAGGGGAATTCCACGCGTGGAGGGATCGCGGGGTACATCGGCCGTAAGTCGGTGGACATCTCACACCCCCTCCACGTCCTGGAGGACAGTCACCTCCTGGCGCGGGAAGCGGACGTCTTCCGCGCCGGGAAGTCCCAGTACCGAATCACCGAGCCGCTGATCAACTTTTACGAAGCGGTGATGCGACCCGCTTGGGCGCGACTTGAAAGCGGGCAGGCCCGAGACGTGTGGGCACAGTCCGCGGAACGCTTCGCGGCGCAGGTGGCCGGACCGCACTTCGAGACGATGTGCCGCGAGTACATCCTCGGGCCGGGCCGGGCCCTGCTCCGCTCCTCCCTGGGGGAGGTGGGCGGTGGCGTGGTGACGGACCCCGTGGCGCGGCGGCAGACGCAGATCGACGTAGCCGTGGTGGAACCCGGGTCCGGGGGAAGCAAGCAAGCGGTTCACCTGCTTGGGGAGGCGAAGTGGGGAACCGTCATGGGGTTGAGCCACCTGGAGAGGCTGGCTCGGGCACGGGAAGTACTCACCGCACGAGGCATGGACACCAGTCGATGTCAGCTGGCCTGCTTCAGCGCGGCCGGCTTCAGCGACTCGTTGCGACGCGAGGTGTCGCGTGGAGTGCAGGGCGAGGACGGCGTGCTGCTCATCGGTCTCGACGAGCTCTACGGCGGGGCGTTCCGCGCACCGCTCCATTGA
- the dcd gene encoding dCTP deaminase: MLLSDKDIRAEIDAGRVRIDPFDDSMVQPSSVDVRLDRYFRVFENHRYPHIDPAVEQADLTRLVEPEGDEAFILHPGEFVLASTYETITLPDNLASRLEGKSSLGRLGLVTHSTAGFIDPGFSGHVTLELSNLATLPIKLWPGMKIGQLCLFQLSSSAEFPYGSERYGSRYQGQRGPTASRSFLNFHRTQV; encoded by the coding sequence GTGCTTCTCTCAGACAAGGACATCCGGGCCGAGATCGACGCCGGACGCGTACGTATTGATCCGTTCGACGATTCCATGGTGCAGCCGTCGAGTGTCGACGTGCGGCTCGACCGCTACTTCCGGGTGTTCGAGAACCATCGGTATCCGCACATCGATCCTGCCGTCGAGCAGGCCGATCTGACGCGGTTGGTGGAGCCTGAGGGGGACGAGGCGTTCATCCTGCATCCCGGGGAGTTCGTGCTCGCTTCGACGTACGAGACGATTACCCTGCCCGACAATCTCGCTTCGCGGTTGGAGGGGAAGAGTTCGCTCGGGCGGTTGGGGTTGGTCACGCACTCGACGGCCGGGTTTATCGATCCTGGTTTTTCGGGGCATGTGACGCTGGAGTTGTCGAATCTGGCGACGCTTCCCATCAAGTTGTGGCCGGGGATGAAGATCGGGCAGCTGTGTTTGTTCCAGCTGAGTTCCTCGGCTGAGTTTCCTTACGGGTCCGAGCGGTACGGGTCCCGTTATCAGGGGCAGCGTGGGCCGACGGCCTCGCGGTCCTTCCTCAATTTCCATCGGACGCAGGTGTGA